In Primulina eburnea isolate SZY01 chromosome 3, ASM2296580v1, whole genome shotgun sequence, one DNA window encodes the following:
- the LOC140827453 gene encoding putative disease resistance protein At1g50180: MVENRDPTIITSLISFIDDCSPICTRATNDLITKIRDAAYEAKDVLKSLIATHFLHKYGSYKHERFQKFPRSLEEVIKNIESVAKEVKGFQKDGSGLHERVISTIAGSLGSASRGSKSMVALDNDLETRILEQLVGGRKALDIVSIVGMGAVGKTTLASILFHSQLIKETFDIRGWVTIPQTYNAQEIVLAILKEIGVPLDGQKNGEQHLYQSLYGRKYSILLDDVWITQALDDIKKYFPGNENNSRIVLTTRQSELASYTNSCGSSHEMKLLNDNSSWRLLCKEIFLHKDCPPDLVEIGKVIAIRCQGLPLAISVIAGHLRKESMSKEYWKYVAENLNSVLKTVDDLIIEILSLSYDYLPHHLKAFFLYIGLFPRQYEGIKVASMIKLWVAEGFVKPSVSNCVEMVAMEYLKDLTNRNLIFVRLYDSFEAPRFCVIHDLLKDVCTKEAQKEKFCCVMKNRRFDTFFIEQSNNQRRLIIDPITREGDENNDSESDDDLTDLLIHLMKLLQVLVQMIRIGRITMFRSMIVIQRTTIFRNMIVIKIGSMIVI, from the exons atggtgg aaaaccgggatccaacaATTATTACTTCCCTGATATCTTTTATTGATGATTGCTCGCCTATTTGCACTCGAGCTACCAATGACTTGATAACAAAGATCAGAGATGCGGCTTATGAAGCAAAAGACGTCCTCAAATCTCTCATCGCCACTCACTTTCTGCACAAGTATGGGAGTTATAAGCATGAGAGATTCCAAAAATTCCCCCGAAGCTTGGAAGAAGTGATCAAGAATATCGAATCTGTTGCAAAAGAAGTGAAGGGGTTTCAGAAGGATGGAAGCGGCTTACACGAGCGGGTGATTTCTACTATTGCCGGTTCGTTGGGGTCAGCTTCGAGGGGCAGTAAATCCATGGTGGCATTAGACAATGATCTGGAGACAAGAATACTGGAACAACTAGTGGGAGGACGAAAGGCGCTCGACATCGTATCGATAGTCGGTATGGGTGCCGTTGGTAAGACAACTCTCGCTTCCATCTTGTTTCATAGTCAGCTGATCAAGGAAACTTTTGACATTCGTGGGTGGGTCACAATACCTCAAACGTATAATGCCCAAGAAATAGTTTTAGCCATTCTAAAAGAAATTGGAGTACCCTTGGATGGGCAAAAGAACGGTGAGCAGCATCTATATCAAAGTTTATATGGTAGAAAGTATTCAATTTTATTGGACGATGTTTGGATTACACAGGCATTAGATGATATAAAGAAGTATTTTCCTGGAAACGAAAATAATAGTCGAATCGTTTTAACGACCAGGCAATCGGAATTGGCGTCATACACCAACTCTTGTGGCTCTTCTCATGAGATGAAACTTTTAAATGACAATTCGAGTTGGCGTCTACTTTGTAAGGAGATATTTTTGCATAAAGATTGCCCGCCTGATCTGGTTGAAATTGGAAAGGTGATAGCAATACGTTGCCAAGGTCTTCCTTTAGCAATATCAGTTATCGCAGGACATCTCAGAAAGGAGAGCATGAGTAAAGAATACTGGAAATATGTGGCTGAAAACTTGAACTCGGTCTTGAAAACTGTCGATGATCTAATCATAGAGATATTATCTTTAAGTTATGATTACTTGCCCCATCATTTGAAAGCATTTTTTCTTTATATCGGCCTTTTTCCACGACAATATGAAGGCATAAAAGTAGCAAGTATGATCAAGCTATGGGTTGCTGAGGGATTTGTGAAACCAAGTGTATCTAATTGTGTTGAGATGGTTGCAATGGAGTACTTGAAAGATCTTACTAATAGAAATCTCATCTTTGTTCGTCTATATGATTCATTTGAGGCACCAAGGTTTTGTGTAATCCATGATCTTTTGAAGGATGTATGCacaaaagaagctcagaaagaAAAGTTTTGTTGCGTCATGAAGAATAGGCGCTTCGATACCTTTTTCATTGAACAATCAAATAACCAACGACGACTAATTATTGATCCAATTACTAGGGAAGGAGATGAGAATAATGATTCGGAGAGTGATGATGATCTAACTGATTTACTGATTCATCTGATGAAGCTTCTCCAGGTACTGGTTCAGATGATAAGAATTGGGAGAATTACAATGTTTCGGAGCATGATAGTGATTCAGAGGACGACAATATTTCGGAACATGATAGTGATAAAAATTGGGAGCATGATAGTGATTTAG
- the LOC140827838 gene encoding putative E3 ubiquitin-protein ligase XBAT35 gives MGLHQSKDELLYKEVSKGNIEGIKALRSQGAGLEWVDSEKKTPLILACTSPELYNVAKTLIELGANVNAYRPGHQAGTPLHHAAERGLGRTVELLLSHGANALKINDNCQTPLDIARMRGYSNVVRGIEGKLCLFSGWLRELFGPGFLDRLAPQLLSRKVWVVVLPCGSRNLSKPFKLELAIYAGAQDSQPRTLIPLWKANLGEPNFNQSDPIAIISDVSRIPRRWKRRRCIKASQEAGSGRIKLAPVQESEKQQLQQFCNACKGIPQVMHSIFPFNDQVPSVQATAPPPSDDDQLAMAINGSSQFAERERFASQVDSSSSSASSANSPRTHDKCYTTEASTSYNPSGSKDEVLQTISGASPTPHFQSQNNVPYTVSIPSAPASDAAIDNGPIHYPSINMTPVDLSAGDISGATVEKKEDGSASSCTICLDSPLEGACIPCGHMAGCMSCLNEIKAKKWGCPVCRAHIDQIVRIYSV, from the exons ATGGGGCTGCATCAATCTAAGGACGAGCTGTTGTATAAAGAAGTGAGTAAGGGAAACATTGAAGGCATCAAAGCTTTACGAAGTCAAGGCGCTGGACTTGAG TGGGTTGATAGCGAAAAAAAGACACCATTGATTTTAGCTTGCACGAGTCCGGAGCTTTACAATGTCGCCAAAACATTGATCGAATTGGGTGCCAACGTGAACGCTTATCGTCCAG GACACCAAGCTGGAACTCCTCTGCATCATGCCGCGGAAAGAGGCCTTGGACGGACAGTAGAGTTGCTTCTTTCACATGGAG CAAATGCACTAAAAATAAATGACAATTGCCAAACACCACTTGACATTGCCAGAATGAGAGGGTACAGCAATGTAGTCCGAGGAATTGAG GGTAAATTGTGCTTATTCTCTGGTTGGCTGAGAGAACTTTTTGGCCCAGGCTTTTTGGACCGTCTGGCACCTCAATTGCTTTCAAGAAAAGT ATGGGTGGTCGTTTTACCTTGTGGTTCCCGCAATCTTAGTAAGCCTTTCAAGTTGGAGCTTGCTATATATGCTGGTGCACAG GATTCCCAGCCACGGACACTTATTCCACTTTGGAAGGCCAATCTTGGGGAGCCAAATTTTAACCAATCTGATCCTATAGCGATCATATCCGACGTTTCAAGAA TTCCAAGACGCTGGAAGAGAAGGCGCTGCATTAAGGCTTCACAGGAGGCAGGCA GTGGACGAATTAAACTGGCACCTGTGCAAGAAAGCGAAAAACAGCAACTGCAGCAGTTTTGCAATGCTTGCAAAGGAATTCCTCAG GTGATGCATTCAATATTTCCGTTCAACGATCAAGTCCCGAGTGTTCAAGCAACTGCGCCGCCACCTTCAGATGATGATCAGCTCGCTATGGCAATTAACGGCTCTAGTCAGTTTGCTGAACGTGAAAGATTTGCATCCCAAGTCGACTCATCCTCGAGTTCAGCCAGCTCTGCAAATAGCCCCCGCACCCATGATAAGTGCTACACAACCGAAGCCTCAACCAGCTATAATCCCAGTGGGAGCAAAGACGAGGTTCTGCAAACCATTTCTGGTGCTAGTCCGACTCCGCATTTTCAAAGCCAAAATAATGTCCCTTATACTGTCTCGATTCCATCAGCTCCTGCTTCAGACGCTGCCATTGATAATGGTCCAATCCACTATCCATCAATCAACATGACCCCTGTTGATTTATCTGCTGGTGACATATCTGGTGCTACCGTTGAAAAGAAAGAAGATGGTAGTGCTTCATCTTGCACGATTTGCCTGGACTCCCCACTCGAGGGAGCTTGCATTCCTTGCGGCCACATGGCTGGGTGCATGTCTTGTTTGAATGAGATTAAGGCGAAGAAATGGGGTTGCCCCGTCTGTCGTGCCCACATCGACCAAATCGTAAGGATATATTCCGTCTAG